In Nocardioides sp. JQ2195, a genomic segment contains:
- a CDS encoding DNA topoisomerase IB, with amino-acid sequence MTRLRRSSPTEAGWTRRRAGRGFTYLDSDGARLARTDADRARSLAIPPAWREVWICPHENGHLQAVGTDRAGRRQYIYHQAWQTRRDAEKFDRARALGRALPKVRDHLARDLAEPDLSAARACALAVRLLDVGFFRIGSDTYTDEHGSFGLTTLERSHVRLGAGAATFSFNGKSDIEREVVVDDALCLATIQKLRRRRGGFSEFLAFKDGRRWSRLGAAQVNQYLGDVSGLEISAKDFRTWHGTVRAAVALAGSEEAGDSKASRKRAVGAAMVEVGEFLGNTPTVARTSYVDPRVLDRFEEGRTVTVRRSAAGSPSVADQQRIERSVLRLLA; translated from the coding sequence GTGACGCGGTTGCGTCGGAGCTCCCCGACCGAGGCAGGTTGGACGCGGCGTCGTGCGGGTCGTGGATTCACCTACCTCGACTCCGACGGCGCCCGCCTCGCGCGGACCGACGCTGACCGTGCTCGAAGCCTGGCCATCCCTCCAGCCTGGCGGGAGGTCTGGATCTGTCCTCACGAGAACGGGCACCTCCAAGCGGTGGGCACGGACCGAGCGGGTCGGCGGCAGTACATCTACCACCAGGCATGGCAGACCCGGCGGGACGCCGAGAAGTTCGATCGGGCGCGGGCTCTGGGCCGAGCCCTGCCGAAGGTCAGGGACCACCTGGCGCGCGACCTGGCAGAGCCAGACCTGTCCGCAGCGAGGGCCTGTGCCCTTGCCGTCCGCCTCCTCGACGTCGGCTTCTTCAGGATCGGCAGCGACACCTACACGGATGAGCACGGGAGCTTCGGGCTGACCACCTTGGAGCGGAGCCACGTGCGGCTCGGTGCCGGCGCGGCGACCTTCTCCTTCAACGGGAAGTCCGACATCGAGCGCGAAGTGGTCGTCGACGACGCGCTCTGTCTCGCCACGATCCAGAAGTTGCGGCGACGGCGAGGCGGCTTCAGTGAGTTCCTTGCCTTCAAGGACGGACGTCGTTGGAGTCGGCTGGGTGCGGCGCAGGTGAACCAGTACCTCGGGGACGTCTCCGGGCTCGAGATCAGCGCCAAGGACTTCCGCACCTGGCACGGCACCGTCCGCGCTGCGGTCGCGTTGGCCGGGAGCGAGGAAGCGGGGGACAGCAAGGCCTCGCGCAAGCGCGCCGTCGGGGCTGCGATGGTCGAGGTGGGCGAGTTCCTGGGCAACACCCCGACCGTTGCCCGCACCTCGTACGTCGACCCGCGCGTCCTCGACCGCTTCGAGGAGGGCCGAACGGTCACTGTCCGCAGGTCAGCAGCAGGGTCACCATCGGTCGCCGACCAACAACGCATCGAGAGATCGGTCCTGCGCCTGCTGGCATGA
- a CDS encoding bifunctional 3,4-dihydroxy-2-butanone-4-phosphate synthase/GTP cyclohydrolase II, which produces MSEAHDRVRLDSVEDAIADIAAGKAVVVVDDETRENEGDIIFAASKATPELMAFTIRHSSGVICVPMPAAMLDRLEIPLMTPHNKDKLRTAYTISVDARDGVSTGISAADRAHTARVLADSATEPWEITRPGHVFPLRYREGGTLVRRGHTEAAVDLAKLAGLTPAGVLVEVVNDDGTMKRAPELRAFADEHGLKMISIEDLVRHRRRTEVLVERVAETRLPTKYGDFTAFGYKITIDDSEHIALVHGDVSGDEAVLTRVHSECLTGDVFGSHRCDCGPQLDEALEAVVAEGRGIVIYLRGHEGRGIGLVAKLQAYQLQDGGRDTVDANLDLGLPADARHYGTATQILRDLGVGSVRLMTNNPDKVNNLEDFGIAVAERVPLTPHPNDHNLAYLMTKRDRMGHQLPDLEAKPDLEGQSR; this is translated from the coding sequence ATGAGTGAGGCCCACGACCGCGTCCGGCTGGACAGCGTCGAGGACGCCATCGCCGACATCGCCGCGGGCAAGGCAGTCGTCGTGGTCGACGACGAGACCCGGGAGAACGAGGGCGACATCATCTTCGCGGCCAGCAAGGCGACCCCGGAGCTGATGGCGTTCACCATTCGCCACTCCAGCGGCGTGATCTGCGTGCCGATGCCCGCGGCGATGCTCGACCGGCTCGAGATCCCGCTGATGACGCCGCACAACAAGGACAAGCTGCGCACGGCGTACACGATCTCGGTGGATGCCCGTGACGGCGTCTCCACCGGGATCTCCGCCGCCGACCGGGCGCACACTGCGCGGGTCCTGGCCGACTCCGCGACCGAGCCGTGGGAGATCACCCGACCCGGCCACGTCTTCCCGTTGCGCTATCGCGAGGGCGGCACCTTGGTCCGGCGCGGCCACACGGAGGCAGCCGTGGACCTGGCCAAGCTGGCCGGGCTCACGCCGGCCGGTGTGCTGGTCGAGGTGGTCAACGACGACGGCACGATGAAGCGCGCGCCCGAGCTGCGTGCCTTCGCCGACGAGCACGGCCTGAAGATGATCTCGATCGAGGACCTGGTCCGCCACCGCCGACGCACCGAGGTGTTGGTCGAGCGGGTCGCCGAGACCAGGTTGCCGACGAAGTACGGCGACTTCACCGCGTTCGGCTACAAGATCACCATCGACGACAGCGAGCACATCGCGCTGGTCCACGGCGACGTGAGCGGCGACGAGGCCGTGCTCACCCGTGTGCACTCCGAGTGCCTGACCGGCGACGTCTTCGGCAGCCACCGCTGCGACTGCGGCCCCCAGCTCGACGAGGCCCTCGAGGCCGTCGTCGCCGAGGGCCGCGGCATCGTGATCTACCTGCGTGGGCACGAGGGGCGCGGCATCGGCCTCGTCGCCAAGCTGCAGGCTTACCAGCTGCAGGACGGCGGGCGGGACACCGTCGACGCCAACCTGGACCTGGGCCTGCCCGCAGACGCCCGCCACTACGGGACGGCGACCCAGATCCTGCGCGATCTCGGCGTCGGATCGGTCCGCCTGATGACGAACAACCCCGACAAGGTGAACAACCTCGAGGACTTCGGGATCGCGGTCGCGGAGCGGGTGCCGCTGACCCCCCACCCCAACGACCACAACCTCGCCTACCTGATGACCAAGCGCGACCGGATGGGGCACCAGCTGCCCGACCTCGAGGCGAAGCCCGACCTGGAAGGACAGTCACGATGA
- a CDS encoding aldose 1-epimerase family protein, whose protein sequence is MVAPSGEQFEIRAAGHRAVVTESGAALRHLSHDGQSLIDGFAEDEMASGGRGQLLMPWPNRIEDGQYSFGGRDHQLALTEPARHNASHGLARWAAWTVEEHTANSVSLVLRVMAQKGYPWTVDLHVLYDLSADGLTVTQTATNMSDSPAPYASGAHPYLTVGDGPVDDWELTLPASRRSLVTPERLLPIGSADVAGTDFDFRVARPIARTSLNDAFTDLERDEDGHAEVVVQGRERGVVMWVDQNVRWLQVYSADDAGPTARRSLAVEPMTAQANAFRSGEDLIILAPHGGEHSVSWGIRVR, encoded by the coding sequence ATGGTTGCACCGTCGGGAGAACAGTTCGAGATCCGTGCCGCGGGACACCGCGCGGTGGTCACCGAGAGCGGTGCTGCCCTGCGACACCTGTCCCACGACGGCCAGTCGCTGATCGACGGTTTCGCCGAGGACGAGATGGCCTCCGGCGGGCGCGGCCAGCTGCTGATGCCGTGGCCGAACCGGATCGAGGACGGTCAGTACTCCTTCGGCGGCCGTGACCACCAGCTGGCACTCACCGAACCCGCCCGGCACAACGCATCGCACGGGTTGGCCAGGTGGGCCGCCTGGACGGTGGAGGAGCACACCGCCAACTCGGTGTCGCTGGTCCTGCGGGTGATGGCCCAGAAGGGATACCCGTGGACCGTGGACCTGCACGTTCTCTACGACCTGTCGGCTGACGGGCTCACCGTCACGCAGACCGCCACGAACATGTCCGACTCGCCGGCGCCCTACGCCTCCGGCGCGCATCCCTACCTCACCGTCGGTGACGGACCGGTCGACGACTGGGAGCTCACCCTGCCCGCGTCCCGCAGGTCACTCGTCACCCCCGAACGGCTGCTGCCGATCGGCTCGGCAGACGTCGCCGGCACCGACTTCGACTTCCGCGTCGCCCGGCCGATCGCCCGCACGTCCCTGAACGACGCGTTCACCGATCTCGAACGGGACGAGGACGGCCATGCGGAGGTCGTGGTGCAGGGCCGCGAACGTGGCGTCGTGATGTGGGTCGACCAGAACGTCCGATGGTTGCAGGTCTACTCCGCGGACGACGCCGGGCCGACGGCACGACGATCGTTGGCGGTCGAGCCGATGACGGCGCAGGCCAACGCGTTCCGCAGCGGCGAGGACCTCATCATCCTCGCTCCCCATGGTGGCGAGCACTCCGTGTCCTGGGGGATCCGAGTCCGCTAG
- a CDS encoding cellulose synthase, whose product MSDVSWLALALALTVCGGLWTWYAARNRGVASGVRGAGITLLPFAAYFTGTLEMAGEIGSAVADWATGFVFSPFVWVGLGLFVLSVVLFGVSGRMGGRTAGETDERPASRKSRRARKQLPPPSSKGGPVIDDDLSDIEAILKKRGIS is encoded by the coding sequence ATGTCCGATGTGAGCTGGCTGGCCCTGGCCTTGGCGCTGACCGTGTGCGGAGGGCTGTGGACGTGGTACGCCGCCCGCAATCGGGGGGTGGCCTCCGGTGTCCGCGGCGCGGGAATCACCCTGCTCCCGTTCGCCGCCTACTTCACCGGGACCCTCGAGATGGCCGGTGAGATCGGCTCGGCGGTGGCCGACTGGGCCACGGGCTTCGTGTTCAGCCCGTTCGTGTGGGTCGGGCTGGGACTCTTCGTGCTCTCCGTCGTGCTCTTCGGTGTCTCCGGCCGCATGGGCGGTCGGACGGCCGGGGAGACGGACGAACGGCCCGCCTCGCGGAAGTCCAGGAGGGCGCGCAAGCAGCTGCCTCCCCCGTCCTCGAAGGGCGGGCCGGTCATCGACGACGACCTCTCCGACATCGAGGCGATCCTCAAGAAACGCGGCATCAGCTGA
- a CDS encoding 4-amino-4-deoxy-L-arabinose transferase translates to MDEVVADVLDHARSADGRLAGGRLICIDGPAGSGKTTLATALAEAVPGAVLLHMDDMYEGWSGLNDDLGPRLRDQVIAPLAAGEPGLFRRFDWHLDRFAELHVVPPSDLLVLEGVGSGDLALAPYRSTLVWVAAPDELRLRRGLARDRDRYEQDAAVWDEPAQRARWDAFLADEARFFAEHRVRESADLAVDGNRPLPPLG, encoded by the coding sequence ATGGACGAGGTCGTCGCGGACGTGCTCGACCACGCCCGCTCCGCGGACGGACGGCTGGCGGGTGGGCGGTTGATCTGCATCGACGGCCCCGCCGGCTCCGGCAAGACGACGCTCGCGACAGCCCTCGCGGAAGCCGTGCCGGGCGCCGTGTTGCTGCACATGGACGACATGTACGAAGGGTGGAGCGGGCTCAACGATGACCTCGGTCCCCGACTGCGCGACCAGGTGATCGCACCCCTGGCCGCGGGAGAGCCGGGCCTCTTCCGACGATTCGACTGGCACCTCGACCGCTTCGCCGAGCTGCACGTGGTGCCGCCGAGCGACCTGCTGGTGCTCGAGGGCGTCGGCTCCGGCGACCTGGCACTCGCGCCGTACCGCTCGACTCTGGTCTGGGTCGCGGCTCCCGACGAGCTGCGGTTGCGACGAGGCCTGGCCCGCGACCGCGACCGCTACGAGCAGGATGCGGCGGTCTGGGACGAGCCCGCCCAGCGAGCCAGGTGGGACGCCTTCTTGGCGGACGAGGCCAGGTTCTTCGCCGAGCACCGGGTCCGCGAGTCCGCTGACCTGGCGGTGGACGGGAACAGACCGCTGCCACCCCTAGGGTGA
- a CDS encoding PH domain-containing protein, giving the protein MSELELPHTYRPLGVRMAGIAGGVIVLVAVVAAWLLLSPEIRATFTLIERILALLLGAMMAACVHALVRAKVVVTERGLTIVNGYRTHEFEWAQVVAIHMPTGAPWATLDLSDGTTCSVLALQSTDGDRAVRAIRQIRTLLR; this is encoded by the coding sequence GTGTCTGAGCTCGAGCTGCCCCACACCTACCGCCCCCTCGGCGTCCGGATGGCCGGCATCGCCGGGGGAGTGATCGTGCTGGTGGCCGTGGTCGCGGCGTGGCTTCTGCTCTCGCCGGAGATCCGGGCCACGTTCACCCTGATCGAGCGCATCCTTGCCCTGCTGCTCGGCGCGATGATGGCAGCGTGCGTCCATGCGCTGGTGCGTGCCAAGGTGGTGGTCACCGAGCGAGGCCTCACCATCGTCAACGGCTACCGCACCCATGAGTTCGAGTGGGCGCAGGTGGTGGCCATCCACATGCCCACGGGCGCACCTTGGGCGACCCTCGACCTCTCCGACGGCACCACCTGCTCGGTGCTGGCGCTGCAGTCCACCGACGGCGACCGGGCCGTCCGGGCGATCCGCCAGATCCGCACACTGCTCCGCTGA
- a CDS encoding amino acid deaminase/aldolase, whose amino-acid sequence MGTEEMLGNIVRNRLRARLDAAVAALPAPLRTPAMLVDLDAFDANAADLVRRANGTPLRVASKSLRVPALLQRALSRPGFHGVLAYSLREALWLHDQLITDDIVMGYPSVDRGSLSTLVASPSAASSITLMIDSVDHLEVIDSVRSSKAVSIRIAIDVDAGLRVSGQHVGPKRSPLHDTSAVVDLARAVVQRPGFTLVGVMTYEGQVAGVPDDVPGQRAKSMIVRRLKAASVEQLKVRRHAIEAALRQVAPLEFWNAGGSGSVESSASDPVVTEVAAGSGLLVPGLFDNYQAFRPRPAAFFAVPVVRRPSPSVVTVAGGGFIASGPVGADRAPIPWAPPGLHLSGVEGAGEVQTPLTGHPASTLKVGDLVWFRHAKSGELFEHTNSVHLLSGAEIVDEVPSYRGTGNSF is encoded by the coding sequence ATGGGAACCGAGGAGATGCTGGGCAACATTGTCCGCAACCGGTTGCGCGCGCGTCTCGATGCCGCGGTCGCCGCCCTGCCCGCACCCCTGCGCACCCCTGCCATGCTGGTCGACCTCGATGCCTTCGACGCCAACGCCGCTGACCTGGTCCGGCGGGCGAACGGCACTCCCCTGCGGGTGGCCTCGAAGTCCCTCCGTGTGCCGGCCCTGTTGCAGCGGGCACTCAGCAGGCCGGGCTTCCACGGGGTGCTGGCCTACTCGTTGAGAGAGGCACTGTGGTTGCACGACCAGCTCATCACCGACGACATCGTGATGGGCTACCCGAGCGTCGATCGAGGCTCGCTCTCGACCTTGGTCGCGTCTCCTTCGGCCGCATCGTCGATCACCCTGATGATCGACTCGGTCGACCATCTCGAGGTGATCGACTCGGTGCGTTCGTCCAAGGCCGTGTCCATCCGGATCGCGATCGACGTCGACGCCGGCCTGCGGGTGAGCGGGCAGCACGTCGGACCCAAGCGCTCTCCCCTCCATGACACGTCCGCGGTCGTGGACCTGGCCCGCGCCGTCGTGCAGCGTCCCGGTTTCACCTTGGTCGGTGTGATGACCTACGAGGGCCAGGTGGCCGGCGTGCCCGATGACGTTCCGGGCCAACGCGCGAAGTCGATGATCGTGCGTCGTCTCAAGGCAGCGTCGGTCGAGCAGCTGAAGGTCCGCCGCCACGCGATCGAGGCGGCGTTGCGCCAGGTTGCTCCGTTGGAGTTCTGGAACGCCGGCGGCTCCGGCTCGGTGGAGTCCTCGGCGTCCGACCCCGTGGTCACCGAGGTCGCGGCCGGCTCGGGGCTGCTCGTGCCCGGCCTGTTCGACAACTACCAGGCGTTCCGGCCGCGGCCGGCGGCCTTCTTCGCGGTCCCCGTCGTACGCCGTCCCTCGCCGTCCGTGGTGACCGTGGCCGGTGGCGGGTTCATCGCGTCCGGGCCGGTCGGCGCGGACCGGGCGCCGATCCCCTGGGCTCCGCCCGGACTGCACCTGAGCGGCGTCGAGGGTGCCGGCGAGGTGCAGACACCGCTCACCGGCCACCCGGCCTCGACGTTGAAGGTGGGCGACCTCGTGTGGTTCCGCCACGCCAAGTCCGGGGAGCTCTTCGAGCACACCAACAGCGTGCACCTGCTCTCCGGCGCGGAGATCGTCGACGAGGTGCCGTCCTACCGCGGCACCGGCAACTCCTTCTGA
- the ribH gene encoding 6,7-dimethyl-8-ribityllumazine synthase, with translation MSGAGAPDQQATDCHDLRVVVVASSWHEEVMDGLVAGAVRALEAHQVVDSSVIRVPGAFELPVVANALAPHHDAVIALGVVIRGGTPHFDYVCNAATDGLSRVALDHGTPIGFGLLTCDTDEQALDRAGLPGSSEDKGWEATAAALATARILEQHS, from the coding sequence ATGAGTGGTGCAGGAGCCCCCGACCAGCAGGCCACGGACTGTCACGACCTGCGGGTGGTCGTGGTGGCCTCCAGCTGGCACGAGGAGGTCATGGACGGCCTGGTGGCCGGGGCCGTTCGGGCACTCGAGGCCCACCAGGTGGTCGACTCGTCGGTGATCCGGGTGCCCGGTGCCTTCGAGCTGCCCGTGGTGGCGAACGCACTGGCACCGCACCATGACGCGGTGATCGCGCTCGGCGTGGTGATCCGGGGCGGCACACCCCACTTCGACTACGTCTGCAATGCCGCGACCGACGGGCTCTCCCGGGTCGCGCTCGACCACGGCACCCCCATCGGCTTCGGGCTGCTCACCTGCGACACCGACGAACAGGCCCTCGATCGTGCCGGTCTGCCGGGTTCGAGCGAGGACAAGGGCTGGGAGGCCACAGCCGCCGCCCTGGCCACTGCCCGGATCCTCGAGCAGCACAGCTGA
- a CDS encoding phosphoribosyl-ATP diphosphatase, with the protein MKTFEELWAELNEKAQTRPEGSGTVRELDAGVHTIGKKLVEEAAESWMAAEHEGKDATAEEISQLLYHAQVLMIATGITLDDVYAHL; encoded by the coding sequence GTGAAGACGTTCGAGGAACTCTGGGCCGAGCTCAACGAGAAGGCCCAGACCCGACCCGAGGGATCCGGCACGGTGCGCGAGCTCGACGCCGGCGTCCATACCATCGGCAAGAAGCTGGTGGAGGAAGCCGCGGAGTCCTGGATGGCTGCCGAGCACGAGGGCAAGGACGCCACGGCTGAGGAGATCAGTCAGCTGCTGTACCACGCACAGGTGCTGATGATCGCCACTGGTATCACCCTGGACGACGTCTACGCACACCTCTGA
- the rpe gene encoding ribulose-phosphate 3-epimerase — MGIQITPSILNADLADLANEVRRIGSADWVHVDVMDNHFVPNLTLGLPVIESLAKSTQLPMDAHLMIEDPDRWAPAYAEAGCGSVTFHVEAAAAPVRLAREIRGQGARASMALKPATPIEPYEDLLAELDMLLIMTVEPGFGGQKFLDLCLPKIRRARAMMDKHGVETWLQVDGGVSLETVERCAEAGADVFVAGSAVYSADDPDAMVNELRAKAEVAANAG; from the coding sequence GTGGGAATCCAGATCACGCCAAGCATCCTCAACGCCGACCTCGCCGACCTCGCGAACGAGGTGCGCCGCATCGGCAGTGCCGACTGGGTGCACGTCGACGTGATGGACAATCACTTCGTCCCGAACCTGACCCTGGGACTACCGGTCATCGAGTCGCTGGCGAAGTCGACACAGCTGCCGATGGACGCGCACCTGATGATCGAGGACCCGGACCGCTGGGCACCGGCGTACGCCGAGGCCGGGTGCGGCTCGGTCACCTTCCACGTGGAGGCGGCGGCCGCGCCGGTCCGGCTGGCTCGTGAGATCCGTGGCCAAGGGGCCCGAGCGAGCATGGCCCTCAAGCCGGCCACTCCGATCGAGCCCTACGAGGACCTCCTCGCCGAGCTGGACATGCTGCTGATCATGACCGTCGAGCCGGGCTTCGGTGGCCAGAAGTTCCTGGACCTCTGCCTGCCCAAGATCCGTCGTGCCCGGGCAATGATGGACAAGCACGGCGTCGAGACCTGGCTCCAGGTCGACGGTGGGGTCTCGCTCGAGACCGTCGAGCGTTGTGCCGAGGCCGGTGCCGACGTGTTCGTGGCCGGCTCCGCGGTCTACTCCGCCGACGACCCCGACGCGATGGTCAACGAGCTGCGCGCCAAGGCTGAAGTCGCCGCCAACGCCGGTTGA
- a CDS encoding SseB family protein: protein MSNPHPDRFAGARLLESSFPNDDGSQFPEVAAGLSAYAQDPRAYAAALATVQSSRLMVPVVAVLGEVEYDDNGLAHDKSSDMAAVLMQGADGRMALLAFTGTDQLNAWNAEARPVAVPAPAAAQSAIQEKAQALVIDIAGPVTFVVQGDDLLGLASGWQLVEVDGQSAWLRPEPHGQAAADRARSDGTRSDQRRSSPTGSDQGGSNQTDLGQGPASE, encoded by the coding sequence ATGAGCAACCCGCATCCGGATCGATTCGCCGGCGCCCGCCTGCTCGAGTCCTCCTTCCCGAACGACGACGGCAGCCAGTTCCCGGAGGTCGCTGCCGGGTTGTCGGCCTATGCCCAGGACCCCCGGGCGTACGCCGCCGCGCTGGCCACGGTGCAGTCCTCGCGGCTGATGGTGCCGGTCGTGGCGGTGCTCGGAGAGGTCGAGTACGACGACAACGGACTGGCCCACGACAAGTCCAGCGACATGGCGGCCGTCCTGATGCAGGGAGCCGACGGACGGATGGCCCTGCTCGCCTTCACCGGCACCGACCAGCTGAACGCGTGGAACGCCGAGGCCCGGCCGGTGGCGGTGCCCGCGCCGGCGGCGGCCCAGTCCGCGATCCAGGAGAAGGCACAAGCGCTGGTGATCGACATCGCCGGGCCGGTCACGTTCGTGGTGCAGGGCGACGACCTGCTCGGACTGGCCAGCGGGTGGCAGCTGGTCGAGGTCGACGGGCAGTCGGCGTGGCTCCGTCCGGAGCCCCACGGCCAGGCGGCCGCGGACCGGGCGCGGTCGGACGGGACGCGATCCGACCAGAGGAGATCCAGCCCGACAGGATCCGACCAGGGAGGATCCAACCAGACGGATTTGGGGCAGGGGCCCGCGAGCGAGTAG
- the infC gene encoding translation initiation factor IF-3, with amino-acid sequence MDCFRSFAPSFPGGHISTELRINDRIRVPEVRLVGPNGETVGIVPTGDALRLAQEADLDLVEIAPQGKPPVCKLMDYGKFKYENAQKAREARRNQSNVIIKEMKLRPKIDAHDYETKKGHVVRFLKAGDKVKITIMFRGREQHRPELGFRLLQRLAEDVEELGFVESSPKQDGRNMIMVLGPHRKKADAKVEMLAEKESKAAERDAAEAQDADFRKASAGKKPVAQKKERKRSENLDPEIDA; translated from the coding sequence GTGGATTGTTTCCGAAGCTTTGCACCATCGTTCCCAGGAGGACACATCAGCACAGAGCTGCGCATCAACGATCGGATCCGGGTTCCCGAGGTTCGCCTCGTTGGGCCCAATGGCGAGACCGTCGGCATCGTGCCGACCGGCGACGCGCTGCGCCTTGCCCAGGAAGCCGACCTCGACCTCGTCGAGATCGCCCCGCAGGGAAAGCCGCCCGTCTGCAAGCTCATGGACTACGGCAAGTTCAAGTACGAGAACGCCCAGAAGGCCCGTGAAGCCCGTCGCAATCAGTCGAACGTCATCATCAAGGAGATGAAGCTTCGGCCGAAGATCGACGCGCACGACTACGAGACCAAGAAGGGTCACGTCGTCCGCTTCCTGAAGGCCGGCGACAAGGTCAAGATCACGATCATGTTCCGTGGCCGCGAGCAGCACCGTCCCGAGCTGGGCTTCCGGTTGCTGCAGCGCCTCGCGGAGGACGTCGAGGAGCTGGGCTTCGTCGAGAGCTCGCCCAAGCAGGACGGCCGCAACATGATCATGGTGCTGGGTCCGCACCGCAAGAAGGCTGACGCCAAGGTCGAGATGCTCGCCGAGAAGGAGAGCAAGGCCGCCGAGCGCGACGCGGCCGAGGCGCAGGACGCAGACTTCCGCAAGGCCTCCGCCGGCAAGAAGCCCGTGGCCCAGAAGAAGGAGCGCAAGCGCTCCGAGAATCTCGACCCCGAGATCGACGCCTGA
- the hisG gene encoding ATP phosphoribosyltransferase, which yields MTKLLRIAVPNKGSLSQSATEILREAGYRQRSDSKELALVDADNGVEFFYLRPRDIALYVGEGTLDLGITGRDLLLDSGASADEVRGLGFGRSKFWFAGPSGRFSDIAELEGKRIATSYVGVVQQFLDRRGIAATVTRLDGAVETSIQLGVADAIADVVETGSTLRAAGLATFGDVVLESEGVLISRNGERPAGFEVFLRRLQGVLVARSYVMMDYDIRSESVSKAVDLTPGIESPTVSPLHREGWVAVRAMVPRDGAQKLMDQLYDIGARGILLTDIHACRV from the coding sequence ATGACCAAGCTTCTCCGGATCGCCGTGCCCAACAAGGGCTCGCTGTCCCAGTCCGCCACCGAGATCCTGCGCGAGGCGGGCTACCGCCAACGCAGTGACTCCAAGGAACTCGCGCTGGTCGATGCCGACAACGGCGTCGAGTTCTTCTACCTGCGCCCCCGCGACATCGCGTTGTACGTCGGTGAGGGCACGCTCGACCTCGGCATCACCGGTCGCGACCTGTTGCTCGACTCCGGGGCGAGCGCCGACGAGGTCCGGGGACTCGGCTTCGGCCGCTCGAAGTTCTGGTTCGCGGGCCCCTCCGGACGTTTCTCCGACATCGCCGAGCTCGAGGGCAAGCGCATCGCCACGTCGTACGTCGGGGTGGTGCAGCAGTTCCTCGACCGTCGCGGCATCGCGGCCACGGTCACCCGGCTCGACGGTGCCGTCGAGACCAGCATCCAGCTGGGCGTCGCCGACGCGATCGCCGACGTGGTCGAGACCGGCAGCACCCTGCGTGCCGCCGGACTCGCGACCTTCGGTGACGTGGTGCTCGAGTCCGAGGGGGTGCTGATCTCGCGCAACGGTGAGCGCCCCGCCGGCTTCGAGGTCTTCCTGCGCCGCCTGCAGGGCGTGCTGGTGGCCCGCTCCTACGTGATGATGGACTACGACATCCGCAGCGAGAGCGTGTCGAAGGCCGTGGACCTGACTCCCGGCATCGAGAGCCCCACCGTCTCGCCGTTGCATCGGGAAGGGTGGGTCGCGGTGCGTGCCATGGTTCCCCGCGACGGTGCCCAGAAGCTGATGGACCAGCTCTACGACATCGGTGCCCGCGGCATCCTGCTCACCGACATCCACGCCTGCCGTGTCTGA
- a CDS encoding riboflavin synthase produces MFTGIVEELGTIEAIEPQGDAIRLSIRSELVLEGTGLGDSIAVNGCCLTVTSIQPSGTWTADVMQETLDKTSLLGSRPGDKVNLERAVTVDKRLGGHIVQGHVDGVGTVTNRTPSEHWELVEITMPDGMGRYLVDKGSITVDGISLTVVETRGDTFTISLIPETLARTTLGFRAPGDRVNLEADVIAKHVEKLLASGYINQGDSTNEGAGHE; encoded by the coding sequence ATGTTCACCGGAATCGTCGAGGAACTCGGCACCATCGAGGCGATCGAGCCCCAAGGTGACGCGATCCGCCTGTCCATCCGCTCCGAGCTGGTCCTCGAGGGCACCGGCCTGGGTGACTCGATCGCCGTCAACGGTTGCTGTCTCACGGTCACCTCGATCCAACCCTCCGGGACCTGGACCGCAGACGTCATGCAGGAGACCCTCGACAAGACCTCCCTGCTCGGCTCGCGGCCGGGCGACAAGGTCAATCTGGAGCGCGCCGTCACCGTCGACAAGCGGCTGGGCGGCCACATCGTCCAGGGCCACGTCGACGGCGTCGGCACCGTCACCAACCGCACTCCCAGCGAGCACTGGGAGCTGGTCGAGATCACGATGCCCGACGGCATGGGGCGCTATCTCGTCGACAAGGGGTCCATCACCGTCGACGGCATCTCCCTGACCGTCGTGGAGACCCGCGGCGACACGTTCACGATCAGCCTCATCCCCGAGACCCTCGCGCGGACGACGCTCGGCTTCCGGGCGCCCGGTGACCGGGTCAACCTCGAGGCCGATGTCATCGCCAAGCACGTCGAGAAGCTGCTGGCCAGTGGCTACATCAACCAAGGAGACAGCACCAATGAAGGAGCAGGGCATGAGTGA